One Vibrio gazogenes genomic region harbors:
- a CDS encoding lysozyme yields the protein MKYNRLIGTVLFGAVAVTGTFEGQRNEAYQDPGGVWTVCFGETAGVRQDMSYSDEQCAMMLASSLNYHNQPLENLHYQLPANVHIAALDFSYNLGTNALRRSTLYRKLKQQDIEGACQEFNRWVYMNGKDCRVAQNRCRGIVTRREIETQLCLGQISVRDALLQLGHTPSDSEVMYDL from the coding sequence ATGAAATATAACCGATTGATTGGTACGGTGCTTTTTGGTGCTGTGGCTGTCACCGGCACATTTGAAGGTCAGCGAAATGAGGCTTACCAAGATCCGGGAGGGGTATGGACGGTCTGTTTCGGAGAAACGGCAGGAGTTCGTCAGGATATGTCTTACAGTGATGAACAGTGTGCCATGATGCTCGCCAGTTCCCTGAATTATCATAATCAGCCACTCGAGAACCTGCATTATCAATTGCCGGCCAATGTACACATTGCCGCCCTCGATTTCAGCTATAACCTAGGGACGAATGCGCTGCGCCGCTCAACACTCTATCGCAAACTCAAGCAACAGGATATTGAAGGGGCGTGTCAGGAGTTTAATCGCTGGGTATATATGAATGGCAAAGACTGCCGTGTAGCACAGAATCGTTGCCGGGGTATCGTCACGCGCAGAGAGATTGAAACTCAGCTTTGCCTGGGACAGATTTCAGTCAGGGATGCATTGCTGCAATTGGGACATACGCCCTCGGATTCTGAGGTGATGTATGATCTTTAA
- the lysC gene encoding Rz1-like lysis system protein LysC, with translation MSHTEPQPVIQTQYILPPEGMIVPCYKPSISGTWPEIVTEDIPRLKSALSQCAGRADDYLQWRASKVTP, from the coding sequence GTGAGTCATACTGAACCACAGCCGGTGATTCAGACGCAGTATATTTTGCCACCGGAAGGCATGATTGTTCCCTGTTATAAACCCAGTATCAGCGGCACTTGGCCGGAGATTGTCACGGAAGATATTCCCCGTCTGAAATCAGCGTTGAGTCAGTGTGCCGGCCGGGCGGATGACTATCTGCAATGGCGAGCATCCAAAGTCACACCTTGA
- a CDS encoding ogr/Delta-like zinc finger family protein, with protein MRVLCPECGQKSRIQKSNRITNSHADLYCSCSDPECGHTFVMNLSYSHTLSPSAKAANQLVCNLIKSLPPESRASLQQELSLI; from the coding sequence ATGAGAGTGTTATGCCCTGAGTGTGGTCAGAAAAGCCGGATCCAAAAATCGAACCGGATAACGAACAGTCATGCTGATTTGTACTGTAGTTGTAGTGATCCTGAGTGTGGTCACACATTCGTCATGAATCTATCTTACAGCCATACTCTAAGCCCTTCGGCCAAAGCCGCCAACCAATTAGTCTGCAATCTAATCAAGTCCCTGCCGCCCGAAAGCAGAGCCAGTCTGCAACAAGAATTGTCCTTAATTTAA
- a CDS encoding phage tail protein produces the protein MAQYEAGDKLRELKTFIATCVGDEIVQNLTTQMKNTSLSLDSQFLGNGCQLLSMRYHARLVFNNFPHLTYSPAVLFANVGAWLMDHDSDRESGAKLASPMIEMTTVDDTHSTIIIDIEFEEPISVTEDAAGPIYWRGKQWRIDAYEIWVAETLGHFTTGLRETGR, from the coding sequence ATGGCTCAGTATGAAGCGGGCGACAAGCTCAGAGAACTTAAAACATTCATTGCGACGTGTGTCGGAGATGAGATTGTACAAAACCTGACAACCCAAATGAAGAATACCTCCCTGAGTCTGGACAGTCAGTTTCTGGGCAATGGTTGCCAGTTACTGAGCATGCGATATCACGCTCGTCTGGTGTTCAATAACTTTCCCCATCTCACCTATAGCCCTGCGGTACTGTTTGCCAATGTGGGGGCCTGGTTGATGGATCATGATTCTGATCGGGAGAGCGGCGCGAAACTGGCAAGTCCAATGATTGAGATGACAACCGTGGATGACACGCATTCGACGATCATTATCGACATTGAGTTTGAAGAACCAATCAGTGTGACCGAAGATGCTGCGGGGCCAATTTACTGGCGTGGTAAGCAGTGGCGCATTGATGCATATGAAATCTGGGTGGCAGAAACATTGGGTCATTTCACTACCGGCTTGCGTGAGACAGGGCGGTGA
- a CDS encoding DUF2586 domain-containing protein: MAWPSVIINIKNMMKGPIAGVEYHFLFVGYGTVSGAERELTVVDASTDLETALSSAGESLQATVMAAQLNGGSEWTAGVMVLDQADDWKDAVRKANETASFEAFVLDFPATDKTLLEDAIAMRTELKNALGRETFAICCLPEIDNTDATNGETWEAWLAKSVAIVDGVASQYITVVPSVHADGSTLGKYCGRLANQVNASIADSPARIKTGSVVGSTDFLTDKDGKALALSVLKTLESNRIACPMWYPDYDGQYWTTGRTLDVEGGDFQDIRHIRVAMKAARKVRIRAIARIADRTFNSTPQSEAQAKLFMTQDLREMALIGNPGEIYPPEDDDIQIKWVNSTEVEIYMAVQPYECPVKITVAIYISQGDEA; this comes from the coding sequence ATGGCGTGGCCCAGCGTTATTATCAATATTAAAAACATGATGAAAGGCCCCATTGCCGGGGTGGAGTATCATTTTCTGTTTGTCGGATACGGAACCGTTTCCGGTGCGGAGCGTGAGTTAACGGTTGTTGATGCTTCAACCGATCTGGAAACGGCATTATCTTCAGCCGGTGAGTCTCTGCAAGCGACGGTGATGGCTGCGCAGTTGAATGGTGGCAGCGAATGGACTGCCGGCGTGATGGTGCTTGATCAAGCCGATGACTGGAAAGATGCAGTCCGTAAAGCCAATGAAACCGCCAGTTTCGAAGCATTCGTATTGGATTTCCCTGCAACGGATAAAACCTTGCTTGAAGATGCGATTGCCATGCGTACTGAGCTGAAAAATGCACTTGGCCGTGAAACCTTCGCCATTTGCTGTTTGCCGGAAATCGATAATACCGATGCAACCAACGGCGAAACTTGGGAAGCTTGGTTAGCGAAGTCGGTTGCAATTGTTGACGGTGTTGCCAGCCAATATATTACGGTTGTGCCATCGGTGCATGCAGATGGATCGACATTGGGTAAATACTGTGGTCGTCTGGCGAATCAGGTGAATGCGTCGATTGCGGATTCTCCGGCACGGATTAAAACCGGTAGTGTTGTCGGTTCAACGGATTTTCTGACAGACAAAGATGGCAAAGCGCTAGCACTGTCGGTCTTGAAAACTCTTGAGTCTAATCGCATTGCTTGCCCGATGTGGTATCCGGACTACGATGGTCAATACTGGACAACGGGTCGCACACTCGATGTTGAAGGTGGTGATTTCCAGGATATCCGTCATATCCGTGTGGCAATGAAAGCGGCCCGTAAAGTTCGCATTCGTGCTATTGCCCGTATCGCGGATCGGACATTCAACTCAACGCCACAGAGTGAAGCGCAGGCAAAACTCTTTATGACGCAGGATCTGCGTGAAATGGCACTGATCGGTAATCCGGGTGAGATTTATCCACCGGAAGATGACGACATTCAAATCAAATGGGTCAACAGCACTGAAGTTGAAATTTATATGGCTGTTCAGCCGTATGAATGCCCGGTCAAAATTACTGTTGCAATCTATATCAGCCAAGGAGATGAAGCATGA
- a CDS encoding phage protein, giving the protein MSARFSGRSFDTTLFGVYVHVKSATATINDESAVAFTRGVTDGYTDGKVSCDVELEMDLKQFQKVHAAAKEAGSYRDIKLQDIQFYAHNGEDEDKIELYGVKFLVSDLLNIDSESADKSTRKLKGFVTSPNFVKINGVPYLSKADTRNLVS; this is encoded by the coding sequence ATGAGTGCCCGTTTTTCCGGTCGTAGCTTTGATACGACACTATTTGGAGTGTATGTCCATGTTAAAAGTGCGACAGCGACGATCAATGATGAGTCAGCCGTTGCCTTTACCCGCGGTGTCACCGATGGCTATACCGACGGTAAAGTCAGCTGTGATGTTGAGCTCGAAATGGATCTGAAACAGTTCCAGAAGGTACATGCAGCCGCCAAAGAAGCTGGCAGTTATCGTGATATCAAACTTCAGGATATTCAGTTCTATGCCCATAACGGTGAAGATGAAGACAAAATCGAGTTGTATGGGGTGAAATTCCTGGTGTCAGATCTACTCAATATCGATTCAGAAAGTGCAGATAAATCGACTCGCAAACTGAAAGGTTTTGTCACCAGTCCGAACTTTGTCAAGATCAATGGTGTGCCTTACCTGTCTAAAGCGGATACCCGTAACCTGGTCAGTTAA
- a CDS encoding putative phage tail assembly chaperone, with translation MAKAAFTIQPVVVTIGETDFTFRPTVNDANNYTNHVSMDSKVEPARTYLERTVDAEQKSELVELMNTVPGLVMEVFGLVHESSKGGISITLKN, from the coding sequence ATGGCTAAAGCAGCTTTTACAATTCAACCGGTTGTCGTCACGATTGGTGAGACTGATTTTACGTTCAGACCAACAGTGAATGATGCCAACAACTATACCAACCATGTATCGATGGACAGTAAAGTTGAACCGGCACGAACTTATCTTGAGCGCACGGTTGATGCCGAGCAGAAGAGTGAATTAGTTGAACTGATGAATACGGTTCCCGGTCTGGTGATGGAAGTCTTCGGTCTGGTTCATGAATCTTCCAAAGGCGGGATTTCAATTACCCTAAAAAACTAA
- a CDS encoding DUF6890 family protein, with product MKRIETNGLEQALTLRRHYFPDGEDEPQELARALWLDQHEKERMEVAVMSAVARLFNHR from the coding sequence GTGAAGCGCATTGAAACCAACGGGTTGGAACAGGCGCTCACCCTGCGGCGGCATTACTTTCCTGACGGAGAGGATGAGCCGCAAGAGTTAGCTAGGGCGCTCTGGCTCGATCAACATGAGAAAGAGCGTATGGAAGTCGCGGTTATGAGTGCAGTTGCGAGGTTATTTAATCACCGATGA
- a CDS encoding phage tail protein, with amino-acid sequence MIDKVTQPLTGVIDQINQIVQTASSDFDKVKSSASDVVQTFTEMGTSLEPILTMDWEVGGADSLENVGRILEHVSTASSEILSLGLGSQLVQVFKDAEGGINKFANSLDQGIDNVVETFDLAKTKAKDFSNTAKAQFAALSQRTQNYIQIGKRLTTSFSANGVKGFASAVKQQFAGISQQTQSLIGRIKNVGAVFSTGGFKNGAKNFAKSVNQQLTSISQKAAGLSGMGGRAQQFLGPISSSLDNVKNSLSQGMGEGIAKVTALGEKFPFLSGGTELVAAGMTSLDGVMKSASGTISGVQSAITLVSDSAGIFQSVMGSASTVITTFQGVMGAMSNVMAVFGRLIPSVSTAMMVMTSPVTWIVLGIVALIAAVYLIIKYWDDLVAAFSNVWIFQQIGDLFGWLGKQWGKFTSYLSGSGVTSILMNIYSGFATVFNGIGSVVSGIAGVIGSTFSLIFAPIRVVFKLLQAFWTLLIDGPAAAMDVLMGIPKIFTGIADSFSAAFSSITQGIKTYIDGMLGIVKTIGSGISWIAGKLGLSFGSDDAKKPEQGGATETRAAEKLQKQVQPVAQVSKSEKHVLTEARTTENIRKQVQPVTRASKSEKRVLTEARTTENIRKQVQPVTRVSKSEKRVLTEARTTENIRKQVQPATQASKSEKRTLTEARTTENIRKQVQPMTRASKSEKRVLTEARTTENIQKQVQPVTRASKSEKRVLTEARTTENIRKQVQPVTRTSESATAHSSENNVVIAYKQKQNTLPAGMVQNMTTTQSQQVSEVKRFGDVYITAPNGLTPDQLAEWDELNVG; translated from the coding sequence ATGATTGATAAGGTGACTCAGCCTTTGACCGGCGTCATTGACCAGATCAATCAGATTGTCCAAACCGCCAGTAGCGATTTTGACAAGGTAAAATCCAGTGCCTCAGATGTCGTACAGACGTTCACTGAAATGGGAACGTCACTTGAACCGATATTGACGATGGATTGGGAGGTCGGAGGTGCCGACTCTCTGGAAAACGTCGGTCGCATTCTTGAGCATGTTTCTACAGCATCGAGCGAGATCCTCTCGCTCGGGCTTGGGAGTCAACTGGTCCAAGTATTTAAAGATGCAGAAGGAGGCATTAACAAGTTTGCTAACAGTCTCGATCAGGGGATCGACAATGTCGTCGAAACGTTTGATCTGGCTAAAACGAAAGCCAAAGATTTTTCCAATACTGCCAAGGCGCAATTTGCAGCTTTGTCACAACGAACCCAGAATTATATTCAAATTGGTAAGCGCCTGACCACGTCGTTTTCGGCGAATGGTGTCAAGGGGTTTGCCAGTGCGGTAAAACAACAATTTGCAGGTATTTCACAACAAACCCAAAGTCTGATCGGTCGGATCAAAAACGTCGGAGCGGTTTTTTCTACCGGCGGATTTAAAAATGGTGCCAAGAACTTTGCGAAATCGGTCAATCAGCAATTAACGAGTATTTCGCAAAAAGCAGCAGGACTGTCTGGTATGGGCGGGCGAGCACAACAGTTTTTAGGTCCGATCTCTTCTTCGCTCGACAATGTTAAAAATAGCCTGTCTCAAGGGATGGGGGAAGGGATAGCCAAAGTCACCGCATTAGGTGAAAAGTTTCCCTTCCTTTCTGGCGGTACGGAATTGGTTGCTGCTGGCATGACATCCCTTGATGGGGTCATGAAGTCGGCTTCCGGGACTATCAGTGGGGTGCAAAGTGCGATCACATTAGTCTCCGATTCTGCCGGTATTTTCCAAAGTGTGATGGGATCGGCTTCAACTGTGATTACCACGTTTCAAGGGGTAATGGGCGCGATGTCAAACGTGATGGCTGTTTTTGGCCGTTTGATTCCGAGTGTCTCAACCGCGATGATGGTGATGACAAGCCCTGTCACTTGGATTGTATTGGGAATCGTTGCGTTGATTGCAGCTGTTTATCTGATCATCAAATATTGGGATGACTTGGTTGCTGCTTTTTCAAATGTTTGGATTTTCCAGCAAATTGGAGACTTATTTGGCTGGCTCGGAAAGCAATGGGGTAAGTTTACATCTTATCTTTCTGGGAGTGGTGTTACTAGTATATTAATGAATATATACAGTGGGTTTGCCACCGTCTTTAATGGTATTGGTTCCGTTGTTAGTGGTATTGCTGGTGTCATTGGTAGTACGTTCAGCCTGATATTTGCACCAATTCGGGTTGTATTTAAGTTGCTTCAGGCGTTCTGGACCTTACTGATTGATGGTCCCGCTGCGGCAATGGATGTGTTGATGGGGATTCCGAAAATCTTTACTGGGATTGCAGATTCTTTTTCGGCTGCATTTAGTTCAATTACCCAAGGTATTAAAACTTATATCGATGGTATGTTGGGCATTGTTAAAACAATTGGCTCGGGTATCTCTTGGATAGCGGGCAAGCTTGGTCTTTCATTCGGAAGCGATGATGCGAAGAAACCTGAACAAGGGGGAGCAACGGAGACCCGTGCGGCGGAGAAGCTTCAGAAACAAGTTCAGCCAGTGGCTCAGGTATCTAAATCAGAAAAGCACGTATTAACAGAAGCCCGTACGACAGAAAATATTCGGAAACAAGTCCAGCCGGTGACTCGGGCATCTAAATCAGAAAAGCGCGTCTTAACGGAAGCCCGTACGACAGAAAATATTCGGAAACAAGTCCAGCCGGTGACTCGGGTATCTAAATCAGAAAAGCGCGTCTTAACGGAAGCCCGTACGACAGAAAATATTCGGAAACAAGTCCAGCCGGCGACCCAAGCATCTAAATCAGAGAAGCGCACATTAACGGAAGCCCGTACGACAGAAAATATTCGGAAACAAGTCCAGCCGATGACTCGGGCATCTAAATCAGAAAAGCGCGTCTTAACGGAAGCCCGTACGACAGAAAATATTCAGAAACAAGTCCAACCGGTGACTCGGGCATCTAAATCAGAAAAGCGCGTCTTAACGGAAGCCCGTACGACAGAAAATATTCGAAAACAAGTCCAGCCGGTCACTCGAACATCTGAGTCAGCAACTGCACACTCGTCTGAGAATAATGTAGTCATCGCCTATAAACAGAAACAGAACACTTTGCCTGCCGGTATGGTGCAGAACATGACTACGACGCAAAGCCAACAGGTGAGTGAGGTGAAACGCTTTGGTGACGTTTATATCACCGCACCGAATGGTTTGACGCCGGATCAACTAGCAGAATGGGACGAACTCAATGTCGGATAA
- a CDS encoding DUF2590 family protein has translation MSDKQYIDIKVVDGGWDIDAGQQPTICSDTYSIAQDVKHAIMESGLARELQAERNPVLRANVLLQIEQIAEQDPRIIPGTVTVTGDVSGTIGLSAQAYDSEGVINTEVNT, from the coding sequence ATGTCGGATAAACAGTATATCGATATCAAAGTGGTCGATGGCGGCTGGGATATTGATGCCGGCCAACAGCCAACTATCTGTAGCGATACCTACAGTATCGCCCAGGATGTCAAGCACGCCATCATGGAGTCTGGCTTAGCCAGAGAACTTCAGGCTGAGAGAAATCCAGTGCTGCGGGCCAATGTGCTGCTGCAAATTGAACAAATTGCGGAACAAGATCCCCGGATTATTCCGGGCACAGTCACCGTGACCGGAGATGTATCCGGCACCATCGGGCTCTCTGCTCAGGCATATGACAGTGAGGGCGTTATCAATACAGAGGTGAACACATGA
- a CDS encoding baseplate J/gp47 family protein has translation MSNRPQADFLTILEESGVPLSEQALEDQLKTEVSAAGSLLANDSEMSPFWRWVRAAVIKPALWMTRTLLVTHVMPNMFVATAERWALELKAWELNVEPKQAVKTQGYLTMTKENANDEVLVERGVFIQTLAIEGVVYRVKVTEDTVIPTGQASGQVPVEAEQAGVAYNLPAGYLNILPTEVPGIVAVVNDAGWITRLGANEETDEELALRLQNAFTGSGEWHINDVYRSIIASVAGIRSDNIFFRNTGDISPGTAEALILVEVGETPQSIIDTLNDYIMNQGHHGHGDVLTCKPIPETRHEVIADVVLAKNLTVAQMAEILQEVKDRIRAAFRETEAYDEMTRAAPQSRFSISRMATEIHNNMVNVKSVRITLDGEIQEDIVSGYTQPRLKSLTVGELADE, from the coding sequence ATGAGTAACAGACCCCAAGCCGATTTTTTAACCATCCTAGAGGAATCCGGCGTTCCGCTGAGTGAGCAGGCATTAGAAGACCAATTGAAAACCGAAGTGTCTGCGGCAGGCAGCTTGCTGGCGAATGACTCTGAAATGTCACCGTTCTGGCGCTGGGTTCGGGCTGCGGTTATCAAACCGGCATTATGGATGACCAGAACACTTTTAGTGACGCATGTCATGCCGAATATGTTCGTGGCAACCGCAGAACGCTGGGCACTGGAACTGAAAGCGTGGGAACTGAACGTTGAACCGAAGCAAGCCGTAAAAACGCAGGGTTATCTAACGATGACCAAAGAAAATGCCAATGACGAAGTGCTTGTCGAGCGGGGTGTATTTATACAGACACTTGCAATTGAAGGCGTGGTGTATCGGGTTAAGGTCACTGAAGATACGGTGATTCCTACCGGACAGGCCAGCGGACAGGTTCCCGTTGAAGCTGAACAAGCCGGTGTTGCTTATAACCTGCCTGCCGGTTATCTCAATATTTTACCGACGGAAGTCCCGGGCATTGTTGCTGTGGTGAATGACGCAGGATGGATTACCCGGTTGGGTGCGAATGAAGAGACGGATGAAGAGCTCGCATTACGGCTTCAAAATGCCTTTACCGGCTCTGGTGAGTGGCACATTAATGATGTTTACCGGTCGATTATTGCCAGTGTTGCGGGCATTCGCAGTGACAATATTTTCTTCCGCAATACTGGCGATATCTCGCCGGGGACGGCCGAAGCGCTGATCTTGGTTGAAGTGGGTGAAACACCACAGTCGATCATTGATACACTCAATGATTACATCATGAATCAGGGCCATCACGGTCACGGGGATGTACTGACCTGTAAACCGATTCCTGAAACGCGTCACGAGGTGATTGCGGATGTGGTGTTGGCAAAGAACCTGACCGTCGCACAGATGGCAGAAATACTTCAGGAAGTGAAGGATCGGATTCGGGCCGCATTTCGTGAAACTGAAGCATATGACGAAATGACCCGTGCAGCGCCACAGAGCCGGTTTAGTATCTCCCGCATGGCGACAGAGATTCACAATAACATGGTAAATGTGAAGTCAGTCCGGATCACGCTTGATGGTGAGATCCAGGAAGATATTGTCAGTGGTTACACACAACCGCGTTTGAAATCTTTAACGGTTGGGGAGTTGGCAGATGAATGA
- a CDS encoding phage tail protein, which produces MGSWQMNDSNAPQMEEIVIPWWEDGETTSEVLKEPYFLTRGVKAFLNKIRSGLLFPLQQIDALTCHESLLNLLAWDRDIQRFAGEPLSLFRSRVKYAAINAKDAGSVAGFKRIFARLGVGIVDFKERQDPTEWDVCLIQLSDSDISMNTRLVQTLIRQYGRTCRRYRFQIVYPSTVTLAGNGFHQTFALYSASL; this is translated from the coding sequence TTGGGGAGTTGGCAGATGAATGATAGCAATGCACCTCAAATGGAAGAGATCGTAATTCCGTGGTGGGAAGATGGTGAAACGACCTCGGAAGTGCTGAAAGAACCTTATTTTCTGACCCGGGGGGTGAAAGCCTTCCTGAACAAAATTCGCTCGGGCTTGCTGTTTCCGTTGCAACAGATCGATGCATTGACCTGCCATGAGTCTTTGTTGAACTTACTGGCTTGGGATCGCGATATTCAGCGTTTTGCCGGAGAGCCGTTGAGTTTGTTCCGGTCACGGGTGAAATATGCCGCGATTAATGCCAAAGATGCCGGCAGTGTTGCTGGGTTTAAACGCATTTTTGCCCGGTTAGGCGTCGGGATTGTCGATTTCAAGGAGCGTCAGGACCCGACCGAGTGGGATGTCTGCCTGATTCAGTTGAGTGACAGTGATATTTCGATGAATACCCGTTTGGTCCAGACATTGATTCGCCAGTACGGCCGTACATGTCGCCGTTACCGTTTTCAAATTGTCTATCCGTCCACGGTAACACTGGCCGGCAATGGGTTTCATCAAACATTTGCACTCTATAGTGCATCACTGTAA
- a CDS encoding phage tail-collar fiber domain-containing protein, whose amino-acid sequence MMSQVAIPLAFEGYLQERLLNGLAPDMNEMIFAYLPDLDPEQVIDRHLGLPAPSYWVYRQDITQKAKLNDVAVAYSVVIPSEVEAFTFNAIYLHDKQTANSCGLVVHKIAETKEPGMSSVRTCVQQYTGAARAAKITVTPESWQIDYHARLYGMDDDLRLACFDLFGNASFFADGFLVQSVDGQYVCQAGTGYVAGLRCVNQGQTEITDVLPASGIYLDVSWQGGVVSRWTSNWKLTASTTSLTDYVADGVQHYVTQIAWIESDGRVTDRRHLGLDEHHLPDATTQAKGAVVLASDAQVNAGQGSGMVSPQQLKQAFDQFGTFGSAMDLGVVTEDAQLDAAPTGLLHFSAGSQQEHQGIKIQHPDGYYSVIAGADNHNNPSVFLYHSVSGSWRRMTTDNDIQRSFVGMVADFQIAAPRPGWLNANGGEVSRTTDAILWQYAQDAELIIDQTNKDADPMKYAAYFGDGDGSTTFTLPNFHLGHFRRGAKSGVAHGATQGDAIRNIYGETQAQHAQFLGNLASYDGGAFVSLSNQYEKASAVSGGNSLSLSHFRFDASRVVPTANENRPYTVNISVKIFRGWI is encoded by the coding sequence ATGATGAGTCAAGTAGCAATTCCTTTGGCATTTGAAGGTTATCTGCAAGAGCGACTGTTGAACGGTTTGGCCCCGGATATGAATGAGATGATCTTTGCTTATCTGCCGGATTTAGACCCGGAACAGGTGATTGATCGTCATTTGGGACTTCCGGCTCCGAGTTATTGGGTGTATCGCCAGGATATAACGCAGAAGGCGAAACTGAACGACGTTGCTGTGGCGTATTCGGTGGTGATTCCCAGTGAGGTTGAAGCGTTTACTTTTAATGCGATCTACCTGCATGACAAACAGACTGCGAATTCTTGTGGCTTGGTGGTGCATAAAATTGCGGAAACCAAAGAGCCGGGGATGTCGAGTGTCCGGACTTGCGTGCAGCAATATACCGGTGCTGCAAGAGCTGCGAAGATTACCGTGACACCGGAAAGCTGGCAGATCGATTATCACGCCCGTTTATATGGTATGGATGACGACTTACGCTTGGCATGTTTTGACCTGTTTGGAAACGCGTCATTCTTTGCCGACGGTTTTCTGGTTCAGTCGGTTGATGGTCAGTATGTCTGTCAAGCCGGGACGGGGTATGTGGCCGGGTTACGCTGTGTCAATCAGGGTCAGACAGAAATCACAGATGTACTGCCAGCATCGGGTATCTACCTCGATGTGAGCTGGCAGGGGGGCGTCGTGAGCCGTTGGACCAGTAACTGGAAACTTACAGCCAGTACAACATCGTTGACCGACTATGTTGCTGATGGTGTTCAGCACTATGTGACGCAAATTGCGTGGATTGAATCAGACGGACGTGTGACCGATCGCCGCCATCTGGGGCTCGATGAGCACCATCTTCCCGATGCGACGACCCAAGCAAAAGGGGCGGTCGTGCTAGCGAGTGATGCACAAGTCAATGCCGGGCAAGGCTCGGGTATGGTGTCTCCGCAGCAGTTGAAGCAGGCATTCGACCAGTTTGGTACATTTGGTTCAGCGATGGATTTAGGCGTTGTTACGGAAGATGCACAATTAGATGCGGCTCCGACCGGTTTGCTCCATTTTTCAGCGGGCTCGCAACAAGAGCATCAGGGGATCAAAATCCAACACCCGGATGGTTATTACTCAGTCATTGCGGGAGCAGACAATCACAATAACCCCAGTGTATTTCTATATCATTCGGTATCAGGCTCATGGCGGAGAATGACAACAGACAATGATATCCAGCGTAGTTTTGTCGGCATGGTTGCTGATTTTCAAATCGCAGCACCTCGCCCCGGTTGGTTGAATGCCAACGGAGGCGAAGTCTCACGGACCACAGATGCAATTTTGTGGCAATACGCCCAGGATGCCGAGTTGATCATTGATCAGACGAACAAAGATGCTGACCCGATGAAGTATGCCGCCTATTTTGGTGATGGTGATGGTTCAACTACGTTTACCTTGCCGAACTTCCATCTGGGACATTTCCGGCGTGGTGCGAAATCGGGAGTGGCACATGGTGCAACACAAGGTGATGCAATTCGGAATATTTATGGAGAAACACAAGCACAACACGCTCAATTTCTAGGAAATCTCGCTAGTTATGATGGTGGTGCATTTGTTTCTTTGTCGAACCAATATGAGAAAGCTAGTGCTGTAAGTGGTGGCAATTCTCTGAGTTTGAGCCATTTTCGATTTGATGCCTCTCGAGTTGTACCGACTGCGAATGAAAACCGCCCGTATACGGTAAATATTTCGGTGAAAATTTTCAGAGGATGGATATAA